Genomic segment of Kibdelosporangium phytohabitans:
GGTCTTCTTCGCCGTGGAGCAGGAGCATGGGGGCCGTGATCCTCGCTGGGTCGCAGGCCCAGGGGGTGACGTAGGCGAGGTCGTCGTCGATCAGGCCGGCGGGGCCCGCGGCGATGGCGCGGTCGACCACGTCGCCCAGCCAGGACTGCGAGCCGGACAACGCTTCGAAGTCGGCGGGTGTGAACACGTCGGGATCGAACTCGGCTGAGGCCTCGTACTTCTCCTTGGCTTCACGTCCGGCTGCCGCCGCCCCCAGTGAGGCCGCGCTTGCGGTGGCCATTGCCTCGAACCAGGCGAACTCCGCTGCGTCGAAGGGCGCCACGGTGGCCAACGCGGCGACGGCGACCACTCGGTCAGTGAGTTGGGCGGCGCAGGCGACGGCGTGCGAGCCGCCGCCTGAGTGCCCCATGACGGCGAACCTGTCGATGTTCAGGGCGTCTGCGACTGCGCTGACCAACTCGGCTGCGGAGCCGACGGTTCGTCCTGCCTGGGGAGTTGAGGTGCCGTAGGCGGGCCGGTCATAGGAGACCCAGCGGATGTCCGGGCGCAGCAGCGGGGCGGGCGGTGTGCCCATGTTCGGGGTGCCGTGGTGCCAGAACACCGTGTGTCGCGCCGGGCCTGTGTCGTAGACGTGCAGACGTTGTCCGCCGGGCAGTTCCAGGTCCATTTCGTTCATTTGCCGATGGCCATGCCTTCCTGTTCCGCCCACGCCGCCACGTCTTCTCGGCGGAGAGCTGTCGCCAGCAAGTCGGGGAAAGCGTCCGGGGTGCAGGCGAAGGACGGGGCGCCGATGGCTGACAGTTGCGCGGCGAGTTCGTGATCGTATGCGGGTTTGCCGCTGTCGGACAGCGCGAGGAGGACCACGACCATGACTCCGCTGGCGACCATTTCCCGGACACGGCGTTGGAGCTCCGCCGCCACGCCGCCTTCGAAGAGGTCGCTGATCAGGACGACCACTGTGTCCGCTGGGCGGCGGATGTGCTGCTGGGCGTACGCCACCGCGCGGTTGATGTCCGTGCCGCCGCCGAGCTGGGTGGAGAACAGCAGGTCGACCGGGTCGTCCAAGGTTTCCGTCATGTCGACGACCTCGGTGTCGAAGACGATCAGCCGGGTGTCGACCGCGCGCAGCGAGGCCAGCGTCGCGCCGAAGACGGCCGAGTACACCACGGACTCGGCCATCGAGCCGGACTGGTCGACCAGCAGGATCACGTCCCGCAGCGCCGCGCTGCGGGACTGGCGGTGCGAGCCGATCAGGCTTTCCACCACGAGCGTGCGCTGGTCGGGCTGGTAGTGCCGGAGGTTCGCCTTGATCGTCGCCGACCAGTCCACATCGGACATGCGGGGTCGCCTGGTCCGGCGGGAGCGGTCGATCGCCCCCGTCACCGCGGCGATCAGCCGGTCGGCCAGCTTGCGTTCGATCTCCTCGACCACCTGGCGGACCACCGCTCGCGCGGTTTCCCTTGTCCGGGCCGGGATCGCGTGCGACAACGACACCAATGTGCCGACCAGGTTCACGTCCGGCTCGACCGACGACAGCAATTCCGGTTCGAGCAGCAACTTGGTCAGGCCCAGGCGTTCGACGGCGTCGCGTTGCATGACCTGCACGACGGACTTCGGGAAGTACGTCCGCACGTCACCGAGCCAGCGGTGCAGCTTCGGCGAACTCGCGCCGAGCCCAGCACCGCGTTTGCCATCGCCGTCGCCGCCGTACAACGCGGTCAACGCGCTGTCGCGGCGGGCGTCGTCGTCGCTCAGGCCGCCGAGTTGGTCGGCTTCGGGGCCGAGCAGCAGCCGCCATCGGCGCAGGCGTTCTTCGGTCATACCCCTGCCCTCTCGTACAAGCCGCGGACGAATTCGACGAGTCGTTCGGTGCGGTCCGGGTCGCCGTCGTCGACGACCAGCACGGCCGTTCCACCGCCCTGGCCGACGCGTTCGGCCAGCGTTCGGCGTTCAGGCGCGGAAAAGCTGGAGATCGCCCGCCGCAGCAACGGCAACGCGTCCTCGAAGGCCTCGGTCGGCAGCCCGGTCAGCCATTCGTCGACCAGGCCGAGCAGCCGTGGGTCGGCGGCGAGCCGGACGGCTGAGCCACGCAGGAAGCCCGCGACGAACGACGTGCCACCGGCGGCGACCGACACGGCCCGTTGCATACGGATCGCGACGGCCTCAGTGTCCAGACGGTCGTCTTCCCACAACAACCGTGTTGCCCGCCCGACTGGCAGACCGTGCGCCGACGGGTCCGTGCGGACTAGCCGGTGTAATGCCTCCCACCAGCCCGCTGAGTGCTCCTCGTCCGCGGCGACGATGACCGCCTCATGCGCCTTGTCCAATGTCGACAAAGCGATTTCGGCGGTGGCGTCGTCGATTCCGTGACACGCCAACGGCAACCCGGCGGACCCACGAGCGAGCAACCCGTGCATGGCGGCCCTGAGCAGTTCCGGATCGGTGCCGCGCACGGATCCGTATCGGACAGTCCCAGCCAACGCGGGCAACGCCTGCAACAACTCGAGCGCGTCCGTCGCCGCAGCGGCGCAACGGTCGAGCGCGGCACGCGCGGCGGTGACAGCGCTGACAAGCTCACACGCGACCGCCTCACGCAGCACCTCAGCAGCCGCTGCGACTGTCTCGGCGGACTTGGCCCGCTCCAACAGCACGTGCTCCGCCGCACCCTCCACAGTGGCGCCGTGACGAGCCGCGGCGGCGACCGCGACAGCCAGACCAGGATCCCACTGGACTGTCCACGCCTCGGCGAACGTGCCGAGCGTGGTCGTCTCGTCAGGCTCGCCCCAGCGCACGTCCAGCACGTGCAACTGGCGCAACAACCGCGACCGGCCACGGTCGATGTCCCGGCGCAGGTCCAGCCGCATGCTCTTCCCGGCCGCGTTCGCGGGCAACCGCAACTTGCGCTGCAACCGCTCCAGGTCCGTCGCCAGCGGCGACCGGGGCACGCCGTCACCGACCGAACCCAGCTCCTCGCCGACAACGAGCTTCTCGTGGACGATCCGCAGCCCGACATCGTCGCCGCCGCACAGCACCGCCAACACGGCCTCGCTGACCTCGGACAACCCCGGCGACGGTCGGCCACGCAACGCGGCGAGCGTGTCCGCCAGCCGCACAGCTTCCACAGCGCTCGCGGTGGACGCGGGCAGCCCTTCCTCACGCAACACGTGCGAAGTGCGCGCCATCCAACGCGGGATCGTGTCGTTCGGGAACTCCCACAAGTGGGCGTACCAGCCCGGCGACGCCACACCCGCGCCATAACCGGAAGTCGCGGCGAGGCGGCCATGGCTCCACGGCACCCAGCTACCCGCGATCTTGCTCTTCTGCAGACCTTTGACCAGGTCCGCATCCGCCTTGGCGGCGGGCAACGAGCGCAGAGCGGGCACGTGCCACGCGCCGCAGACCACGACGATCGGGCCGTCGTACTCGGTTAGCGCCTTGCGCAACACCTGGCGCATCCACGCCTCCCGCTGCAGCGTCCGCTGGTCGACGGTGTCCGCGAACTCCTCCCGCAACGCGGTCATGGCTTCGGCGATCGCGTTGGCTAGCTGCGTGGGTTCCGAGCTGGAGTGCTCGACCACGTCCTCCCACCAGCGCTCCGGATCGTCGAACCCGGCCGCTTCGGCGAGCACTCCGAGCGGGTCGACCACCACCCGGTCGACGTCCTCCGCGTCCGGCTCGCGCGACAGCGAGATCCCGGCGGGCAGGTCGGCGAAACGCACGTCCACGTTGTTCCGCGCGCCCCACGTCAGCGCCTGCCACTCGGGCGAGAACCGCGCGAACGGCCAGAACGCGGCGTTCGAGGGGTCTGCCGCGTCGTGCAGCAGCAACGCCACCGGTGGGACGAGCTCGTCCACGTGTTTGACCAGGGCGTCTGCGTCCGGCGGGCCTTCCACCAGGACGAGCTGCGGGCGTACGGCCTCGAGCGCGGCACGGACCATGCGTGCCGAGCCTGGGCCGTGGTGCCGGATGCCGACCAACGTCACCCGGTCGGGGATGGGTTTCATCAAGCCGGGTCCAGTTCCCGGCATGCCCGGTAGAGGTCACGCCATTCTTTGCGCTCCTTGACCACTGCTTCGAGATATTCCTGCCAGGCCACGGTGTCCGACACCCTGTCCTTGATCACCGCGCCGAGCAGGCCAGCGGCCAGCTCGTCGGCACCCAGGCTGCCGTCGCCGAAGTGCGCGGCCAGCGCCATCCCGCTCGTCACGACCGAGATCGCCTCCGCCGTCGACAGGCTGCCGCTCGGCTTCTTGACCTGCGTGCGGCCGTCGACCGTGGTGCCGTTGCGCAGTTCGCGGAAGATCCGCACGACCCGGCGGACCTCGTCCAGCGCGGGCGGTTCGGACGGCAGCTCCAGCGCCCGTCCCAACTGGGCGGCGCGCTGGCTGACGATCTCCACCTCGGCGTCCTCGGTGGCCGGTGGCGGCAGCACGACGGTGTTGAAGCGGCGGGCGAGCGCGGAGGACATCTGGTTCACGCCGCGGTCGCGGTCGTTGGCCGTGGCGATCAGCGTGAAGCCCGGCACGGCCTGGAACTGCGTGTTCAGTTCGGGCACCGGCAGCGCCTTCTCGGACAGGATCGTGATCAGCGAGTCCTGCACCTCGGCTGGCATCCGGCTGAGCTCCTCGACACGGGCGACAGCACCGGTCTGCATCGCGCGCAGCACCGGGCTGGGCACCAGTGCGGCCTCGCTGGGCCCCTCGGCGATCAGCCGCGCGTAGTTCCAGCCGTAACGGACCGATTCCTCACTCGTGCCCGCCGTGCCCTGCACGATCAGCGTCGAGTCACCGCTGATCGCCGCCGCGAGGTGCTCCGACAGCCACGACTTGGCCGTTCCGGGCACACCGACGAGCAGCAACGCGCGGTCGGTCACCAACGTGCTCACCGCGACCTCGACCAGTCGCCGGTCGCCGACGTACTTGGGCGTGATCGCGGTTCCGTCGGGCAGCGTGCCCCCGAGGACGTAACGCACGACGGCCTGCGGGGAGAGCTTCCACTTCGGGGGGCGCGGCTTGTCGTCGGTCGCGACCAGCGCGGCCAGTTCTTCGGCGTACTGCGTTTCCGCACTGGGACGCAGCACAGTCGGTGTGGTCACGGGTTTCCGCTCCGTTCGATTTCCTCATGAAGTTCGGTTCGCAGCCGCAAGACGAGTTCTTCGGCGCCGTGCACCGGCCAGCGGGCGGCTATCCGCGGCCAGTGGTCGTGCAGGACGCGCAGGTCCCCGCGGCGTAACAGGGCTTCGGGCGGGCGGCCGACGCGCCAGCCGCGGTCGGCCAGTTCGGCGAAGCGCTCCAGCACGACCCTGGTCACGTCCGGGTGCCACGGTGAGGGGAGCAGGCCGCAGAAGTAGTCGAGCTCGTTGGCGTCCCACGAGCCGGCGAGCTTGATCAACACGCGGGCCAGCGTGGGCGACGGCAGTTTGTCCAACGCGTCGAGCAGCGCTGTCGAGCTGATCGTGGACGCCAGATCGGTCAGCCACGGCACCGGGTCGTTCGCCGCACCGAGATTCTCCGCGACGCCTTGCAGCAGCGCGGTTCCCCACGTGCTCAGGCGGAGCCTGCGCGGCGCTTTCGGGCCGAGCCAGTCCAGCCAGAAGTCCGGCGAGACGCTGGCGGAGTCCGCTTTCAGCCGCGCCGATCCGGTGCGGCGGACGGGCGAGTCGCGCAGTTCGTCACGATCGGGCTCCTGCTCGTACGGGCCGTCCGGGTGCAGGTCGACTGTGTCTTCGAGCAGGCCGTCGCGCAGGCGCTGCTCGGCTCGTTTGGACAGTGCGGAGCCGGGCAGCCTGCGCAGCAACGCGACGGCTTCCTCACGGACGTTGGTGGACCGGTCGTCGAGCGCCTGCTCAAGGATCGGTTCGTCGTCGGCTGACAGGCCCTCGGCCAGGGCGGCGATCAGGAGCTTGCGGTCCTCGACGCGGCGCAGTTCGGGCCAGTGCTCGGCGATGTACGCACGGAACCGCGCGGGATCCTGCCTACGGGCCGCGACCAGGCGCGCTTTGCGTTGCACGGGCGAGAGGTCCAGCGCGTCCTCGATGTCGATGGGGCCGTCGAGATCCTCCTGACCCGCCGCCCACGCCCAGCCGGCCCGGCGCTGCGCGAGCCACCGGCCCCGCGACCCGAGCGCGGGCAGAACAGCGTCCCGCACAACGGATCGGGCTGTCGCGGCGGCGAGGATGTCCGGCAGTTGGCGATACGGGACCACGAGGTTCGCGCGGTCGAGCGCGAGACAGCACTCGCGCAGCATCTCGTTGTCCTCCGTGGCCATGACCTGGCTGAAGATCGCGCCGACCCGGGCGGACGCCTCGGCCCGGTTGTCCTCCGGCGCGGGCGGGATCGGCTCGGCGTTGGCTTCCGGCGCGATCCGGGAACCACGCCTGGCCAGGCCGTACGCGGCGCAGTCGGCCAGCGTCCGCTCCGGCTCCGCGGAGCCGATCACGACTTTCTGGGTGATCTCCGGCCAGCTCATGACACGACCTCCGGAGCACCGCCGGGCTCGGCGACCGCGCCGAGCTTGACCGACCAGCCATCCCACAACCCGATGGCGTCGAAGGGAAGACCGCCGTGGATGGCGAGCGCGCGGTCGGCGGCGACATCGTCGACGACCGGCAACGCGCGACCGTCGGCATCGACCGCGACGAGCCCCTCGGCGAGGCGGATCTGCTTGCAGGTCAACGGATGCAGTCGTTGCCACGGATCACGCCGGAGCAACGGCTCCAGACCCGCCAACGCGCCGGTCCACGTCTCGGACAGGTCGATCGGGCGGGCCGCGGTGGACGGATCGCGGTCACCGACCGCCATCCGGCGCGGCGCACCGGCGGGATACGGATGCAGATCGCCGACGAACTCGCCGTTGGGCAACGCCGGCCCGGGAATCGCTCCACCCGCCGCATGCCGGACGACCGTCACCCATTCACGCCGCTCACGGCCCCACACCCATTGCCGCGTTGTCCGAACGCGACCGTCGTCCTCGTCCTTGCGCAGGAGGACAACCCACGTGTCACGCCAACCCGGTGCGTCGCGGACCTCCTGTTCGGTGACGGTGTAACCGAGCCGCATCCGGATGACGTCGTTGAGCTCGGGAGGCGGGTTGGCCGCGAGCGTGGCGAGCAGGTGCAGCCCACCCAAGCGGTCCGCGGCCCGC
This window contains:
- a CDS encoding SWIM zinc finger family protein encodes the protein MDVDAVLAMAPDKQVASSAARLAAPGNWSELGYDEHALWGLCKGSGKKPYQVCVDLTDRATKCSCPSRKFPCKHAVAVQVMHARGGAPAATAPEWVGEWQHRREVRKTPKPVDDSPEAVERRAAQRAKTVEARDLAVQGGVAGLREWLADVARRGVAELAGRDRAWWEAIMRRMVDAQAPGLAGALEDLAAVVFSGGANWTERAADRLGGLHLLATLAANPPPELNDVIRMRLGYTVTEQEVRDAPGWRDTWVVLLRKDEDDGRVRTTRQWVWGRERREWVTVVRHAAGGAIPGPALPNGEFVGDLHPYPAGAPRRMAVGDRDPSTAARPIDLSETWTGALAGLEPLLRRDPWQRLHPLTCKQIRLAEGLVAVDADGRALPVVDDVAADRALAIHGGLPFDAIGLWDGWSVKLGAVAEPGGAPEVVS
- a CDS encoding ATP-binding protein; translated protein: MTTPTVLRPSAETQYAEELAALVATDDKPRPPKWKLSPQAVVRYVLGGTLPDGTAITPKYVGDRRLVEVAVSTLVTDRALLLVGVPGTAKSWLSEHLAAAISGDSTLIVQGTAGTSEESVRYGWNYARLIAEGPSEAALVPSPVLRAMQTGAVARVEELSRMPAEVQDSLITILSEKALPVPELNTQFQAVPGFTLIATANDRDRGVNQMSSALARRFNTVVLPPPATEDAEVEIVSQRAAQLGRALELPSEPPALDEVRRVVRIFRELRNGTTVDGRTQVKKPSGSLSTAEAISVVTSGMALAAHFGDGSLGADELAAGLLGAVIKDRVSDTVAWQEYLEAVVKERKEWRDLYRACRELDPA
- a CDS encoding VWA domain-containing protein, whose amino-acid sequence is MTEERLRRWRLLLGPEADQLGGLSDDDARRDSALTALYGGDGDGKRGAGLGASSPKLHRWLGDVRTYFPKSVVQVMQRDAVERLGLTKLLLEPELLSSVEPDVNLVGTLVSLSHAIPARTRETARAVVRQVVEEIERKLADRLIAAVTGAIDRSRRTRRPRMSDVDWSATIKANLRHYQPDQRTLVVESLIGSHRQSRSAALRDVILLVDQSGSMAESVVYSAVFGATLASLRAVDTRLIVFDTEVVDMTETLDDPVDLLFSTQLGGGTDINRAVAYAQQHIRRPADTVVVLISDLFEGGVAAELQRRVREMVASGVMVVVLLALSDSGKPAYDHELAAQLSAIGAPSFACTPDAFPDLLATALRREDVAAWAEQEGMAIGK
- a CDS encoding alpha/beta fold hydrolase — its product is MNEMDLELPGGQRLHVYDTGPARHTVFWHHGTPNMGTPPAPLLRPDIRWVSYDRPAYGTSTPQAGRTVGSAAELVSAVADALNIDRFAVMGHSGGGSHAVACAAQLTDRVVAVAALATVAPFDAAEFAWFEAMATASAASLGAAAAGREAKEKYEASAEFDPDVFTPADFEALSGSQSWLGDVVDRAIAAGPAGLIDDDLAYVTPWACDPARITAPMLLLHGEEDRMIPASHSAWLAAHCPTAELRRTPGDGHISVLNHAPEALDWLTETWAQRTP
- a CDS encoding DUF5691 domain-containing protein; this encodes MSWPEITQKVVIGSAEPERTLADCAAYGLARRGSRIAPEANAEPIPPAPEDNRAEASARVGAIFSQVMATEDNEMLRECCLALDRANLVVPYRQLPDILAAATARSVVRDAVLPALGSRGRWLAQRRAGWAWAAGQEDLDGPIDIEDALDLSPVQRKARLVAARRQDPARFRAYIAEHWPELRRVEDRKLLIAALAEGLSADDEPILEQALDDRSTNVREEAVALLRRLPGSALSKRAEQRLRDGLLEDTVDLHPDGPYEQEPDRDELRDSPVRRTGSARLKADSASVSPDFWLDWLGPKAPRRLRLSTWGTALLQGVAENLGAANDPVPWLTDLASTISSTALLDALDKLPSPTLARVLIKLAGSWDANELDYFCGLLPSPWHPDVTRVVLERFAELADRGWRVGRPPEALLRRGDLRVLHDHWPRIAARWPVHGAEELVLRLRTELHEEIERSGNP
- a CDS encoding DUF5682 family protein, yielding MKPIPDRVTLVGIRHHGPGSARMVRAALEAVRPQLVLVEGPPDADALVKHVDELVPPVALLLHDAADPSNAAFWPFARFSPEWQALTWGARNNVDVRFADLPAGISLSREPDAEDVDRVVVDPLGVLAEAAGFDDPERWWEDVVEHSSSEPTQLANAIAEAMTALREEFADTVDQRTLQREAWMRQVLRKALTEYDGPIVVVCGAWHVPALRSLPAAKADADLVKGLQKSKIAGSWVPWSHGRLAATSGYGAGVASPGWYAHLWEFPNDTIPRWMARTSHVLREEGLPASTASAVEAVRLADTLAALRGRPSPGLSEVSEAVLAVLCGGDDVGLRIVHEKLVVGEELGSVGDGVPRSPLATDLERLQRKLRLPANAAGKSMRLDLRRDIDRGRSRLLRQLHVLDVRWGEPDETTTLGTFAEAWTVQWDPGLAVAVAAAARHGATVEGAAEHVLLERAKSAETVAAAAEVLREAVACELVSAVTAARAALDRCAAAATDALELLQALPALAGTVRYGSVRGTDPELLRAAMHGLLARGSAGLPLACHGIDDATAEIALSTLDKAHEAVIVAADEEHSAGWWEALHRLVRTDPSAHGLPVGRATRLLWEDDRLDTEAVAIRMQRAVSVAAGGTSFVAGFLRGSAVRLAADPRLLGLVDEWLTGLPTEAFEDALPLLRRAISSFSAPERRTLAERVGQGGGTAVLVVDDGDPDRTERLVEFVRGLYERAGV